One Setaria viridis chromosome 7, Setaria_viridis_v4.0, whole genome shotgun sequence genomic region harbors:
- the LOC117865840 gene encoding uncharacterized protein produces the protein MSSRARLSSIFAATASSTASSPSPRSAPIDALAAATERARAGTLRPADAHHLFDQLLRQPTSVPERALNGFLAALAQAPPSSACSDSPALAVALFNRRSRNSAGPRVLPTTVHTYAILMDCCCRARRPDLAFAFFGRFLRTGLAISAILFNSLLKGLCDAKRTDESLDVLLCRMPELGCVPNVISYSVLLKSFCSEKKSQRAVELLQIMAKEGGVCSPNVVSYNTVIDGLFKEGEVAKACDLFHEMVQQGISPDVMTYSSIIRALGKARAMDKAEMFFRQMVDKGVQPDIFIYTNLIHGYATLGQWKEAVRVFNLMVDDGIVPDHHIFNILIHAYDARGMMGDADAMLIFHEMKQQGVKSDVVTYLNVIAAFCRMGRLDDAMDIFTQMIDQGLPPNQAVYHCLIKGFCTHGGLVKVKELLSEMISKGMHLDVVFFNSVINDLCKEGKVVKAQQVFDFIRHIGLCPNIAMFCSLMEGYCLIGKMKEALRIFESMVSAGLQPNVVAYGTLINGYCKRGRIDNGLNIFREMLLKGVKPSTITYNIVIGGLFHAGRTVAAKEKFQEMIESGIPVDIGIYNTVLYGLLRNNCFDEADTLFKKLRSTNVKIDIVIITTMISGMFKARRIEEAKYLFDSISANKLVPSIVTYSLMITNFINEGLLEEADDIFSAMEKAGCAPNSRLLNHATRLLLEKGEIIRAANYLAKIDKKNFSLEASTTEMLISLFSRKEAWQEHIKLFPAKYQFLVGASYS, from the coding sequence ATGTCGTCCCGGGCCCGCCTCTCCTCTATAttcgccgccaccgcgtccTCAACGGCgtcttcgccgtcgccgcggagcGCTCCCATTGACGCCCTGGCAGCCGCCACGGAGCGCGCTCGGGCCGGGACGCTCCGGCCGGCGGACGCCCACCACCTGTTCGACCAATTGCTGCGGCAGCCAACCAGCGTCCCGGAGCGCGCGCTCAACGGCTTCCTCGCCGCGCTGGCCCAAGCGCCGCCGTCATCGGCCTGCAGCGACAGccccgccctcgccgtcgccctctTCAACCGAAGGTCTCGGAATTCAGCTGGCCCACGGGTGCTGCCGACGACGGTCCACACCTACGCCATCCTCATGGACTGCtgctgccgcgcgcgccgcccagaCCTAGCGTTTGCCTTCTTCGGCCGATTTCTCCGGACGGGCCTGGCAATCAGTGCCATCCTATTCAACAGCCTCCTCAAGGGTCTTTGCGATGCAAAGCGGACGGATGAGTCTCTGGACGTGCTGCTCTGCAGGATGCCTGAGCTTGGGTGCGTGCCCAATGTTATCTCCTACTCTGTTCTTCTGAAGAGTTTCTGCAGTGAGAAGAAAAGCCAGCGAGCGGTTGAGCTGCTCCAGATCATGGCCAAAGAAGGAGGTGTTTGCTCGCCCAACGTGGTATCATATAACACGGTCATCGATGGTCTCTTTAAGGAGGGTGAAGTAGCTAAAGCATGTGATCTGTTCCATGAGATGGTGCAGCAGGGGATTTCACCTGATGTGATGACTTACAGCTCTATTATTCGTGCACTGGGCAAGGCCAGAGCAATGGATAAGGCAGAGATGTTCTTCCGACAGATGGTTGATAAAGGGGTTCAACCGGACATTTTTATCTACACTAACTTAATCCATGGATATGCCACTTTGGGCCAGTGGAAGGAGGCAGTTCGGGTATTCAATTTGATGGTCGATGATGGCATTGTACCTGACCACCATATTTTCAATATACTGATTCATGCATATGATGCACGTGGAATGATGGGTGATGCTGACGCGATGCTTATATTTCATGAAATGAAGCAGCAAGGAGTGAAGTCAGATGTAGTCACCTACTTGAATGTCATTGCTGCATTTTGCAGAATGGGCCGGCTGGATGATGCTATGGACATATTCACTCAAATGATTGATCAGGGATTGCCACCTAACCAAGCTGTTTACCACTGCCTGATTAAGGGTTTCTGTACTCATGGTGGTTTGGTGAAAGTCAAGGAATTACTTTCTGAGATGATCAGTAAAGGTATGCATCTTGACGTTGTGTTCTTCAATTCAGTAATAAATGACCTTTGCAAAGAAGGAAAGGTCGTGAAAGCACAACAGGTATTTGACTTCATTAGACATATTGGGTTGTGTCCTAATATCGCTATGTTTTGTTCACTGATGGAGGGATATTGCTTGATTGGCAAGATGAAGGAAGCGTTGAGAATATTTGAGTCTATGGTGTCAGCTGGACTTCAACCTAACGTTGTAGCTTATGGTACACTTATTAATGGCTATTGTAAAAGAGGACGGATCGACAATGGACTGAATATTTTCAGAGAAATGTTGCTTAAGGGAGTCAAGCCCTCAACTATTACATACAACATAGTTATAGGTGGGTTATTTCATGCTGGGAGAACCGTTGCTGCAAAGGAAAAGTTCCAAGAAATGATTGAAAGTGGAATACCCGTGGACATTGGAATATATAACACTGTCCTTTATGGACTTTTGAGAAATAACTGCTTTGATGAAGCAGACACTCTGTTCAAGAAATTACGTTCAACAAATGTGAAGATTGATATCGTAATTATCACTACTATGATTTCTGGAATGTTTAAAGCTAGGAGAATCGAAGAAGCTAAGTATTTGTTTGATTCTATATCAGCCAACAAGCTGGTGCCTTCTATTGTGACTTACAGCTTAATGATTACAAATTTCATAAACGAGGGGTTGCTGGAAGAGGCAGATGATATCTTTTCTGCAATGGAAAAGGCTGGCTGTGCCCCTAACTCTAGACTGCTAAATCATGCCACAAGGTTGTTACTTGAGAAAGGTGAAATAATCAGGGCTGCTAATTATCTTGCTAAGATTGACAAGAAGAATTTCTCACTTGAAGCTTCAACCACTGAGATGCTTATCTCTCTCTTCTCAAGAAAGGAGGCATGGCAGGAGCACATAAAATTGTTCCCTGCAAAGTATCAGTTTCTTGTGGGCGCCAGCTACAGTTGA
- the LOC117864642 gene encoding uncharacterized protein yields MHTFSTQISPNPFLLLALLPKMDGVQGEEESLLNEPALSPEAATIIALVLGNDDLLREVLLHLSLPTSLVHAACVCKRWLRVASGHGFLRDFRSLHPPRLLGYFPNNTQPYPKLLPCNGLPTELEAASRHANTYLSRISKHPLFGNYVILDIRNGRMLVSMIDACDQTRLAIMVCTPLQSAPPVHLPFSQLLSTYRGINKGEFDMFEFLPEDGGDGLSYYEVRVMKRHQGNPRVILATVVACEAGVIGECRATEPMKLPKGLCWSCCSKRGLLCGTKFYLLSNDGYILGLDLVTMTLFYINLPEEVEMVKTEYDYYKNVDLSRGEGSNFYLIYLKGFHIRVWIHDAERGSETSNWVLVDTISLLKYLVLLRSCEGCRIHLLERSGDNAEFVYLRVSDTLDDYSDADYLLLLKSRAVEDVSENHWRSTSLLNPFMMVWPPTFPALNEEDDHGHVGL; encoded by the coding sequence ATGCACACCTTCTCCACCCAAATCTCACCAAACCCCTTCTTGCTGCTCGCTCTTCTCCCTAAAATGGACGGAGTccaaggagaggaagaaagcCTTCTCAATGAGCCAGCGCTGTCACCGGAGGCAGCCACCATCATCGCTTTGGTGCTCGGCAACGACGACCTGCTGCGGGAGgtgctcctccacctctccctccccacctcACTCGTTCACGCAGCCTGTGTCTGCAAGCGCTGGCTGCGTGTTGCCTCCGGCCATGGCTTCCTCCGTGACTTCCGCAGCCTCCACCCACCCCGTCTCCTAGGATACTTCCCCAACAACACTCAACCTTATCCCAAGCTGTTGCCATGCAACGGGCTGCCCACCGAGCTCGAAGCCGCATCCCGCCACGCCAACACCTACTTATCCAGGATTAGTAAGCATCCCTTGTTCGGGAACTATGTGATCCTGGACATACGCAATGGCCGCATGCTCGTCTCCATGATAGATGCGTGTGATCAGACTCGACTCGCCATCATGGTGTGTACACCGCTGCAGTCGGCGCCACCGGTGCACCTCCCATTCAGTCAGCTGCTTTCCACTTACCGCGGGATCAACAAAGGTGAATTCGATATGTTCGAGTTCCTCCCGGAGGACGGAGGTGATGGGCTGTCCTATTACGAGGTGAGAGTGATGAAGCGTCACCAAGGCAACCCTAGGGTCATCTTGGCAACGGTAGTTGCTTGCGAAGCTGGGGTTATAGGCGAATGCCGTGCCACGGAGCCTATGAAGCTCCCAAAAGGTTTGTGCTGGTCATGCTGCTCAAAACGAGGGTTGCTTTGTGGTACAAAGTTCTACCTGCTCTCTAACGATGGGTACATTCTTGGGTTGGATTTGGTTACCATGACCTTGTTCTACATCAACTTACCAGAAGAGGTGGAGATGGTCAAGACGGAGTATGATTACTACAAAAACGTTGACCTCTCTAGGGGAGAGGGCTCTAACTTTTATCTTATCTACCTCAAGGGGTTCCATATCCGCGTTTGGATCCATGATGCGGAGCGCGGCAGCGAAACGAGCAATTGGGTGCTGGTCGACACAATCTCTCTGCTCAAGTATTTGGTCCTTCTGCGAAGTTGCGAGGGTTGCAGGATCCATCTTTTGGAAAGGAGTGGGGATAATGCTGAGTTTGTGTACTTGAGAGTATCAGATACACTGGATGATTACTCAGATGCAGACTATCTGCTTCTTCTTAAGAGCAGGGCTGTGGAGGATGTGTCTGAGAACCATTGGCGATCAACATCTCTGCTTAATCCCTTCATGATGGTTTGGCCTCCCACCTTCCCAGCGTTGAATGAGGAAGATGACCATGGTCATGTTGGGCTGTAA
- the LOC117864995 gene encoding cysteine proteinase inhibitor 10: MARMVTITSILLLSLLVVATAAADTAAAAVVGGRRDIKDVGSNKLVQSLGRFAVAEHNRHLRRNGGVGTSSDPVTALLSFRAVAAAQQQVVAGVAYYLKVIAGDHGGGDRPFDAVVVVKAWLKSKELVSFTPSPK; encoded by the coding sequence ATGGCAAGAATGGTGACCATCACCTCCATCCTCCTGCTCTCCCTCCTCGTCGTTGCCACTGCGGCGGCGGatacggcggcggccgcggtggtggGCGGGCGGAGGGATATCAAGGACGTGGGCTCCAACAAGTTGGTGCAGTCCCTGGGCCGGTTCGCGGTGGCCGAGCACAatcgccacctccgccgcaaCGGCGGTGTGGGGACCAGCAGTGACCCCGTCACCGCCCTCCTCTCCTTTAgagcggtggccgcggcgcagcagcaggtCGTCGCCGGCGTGGCGTACTACCTCAAAGTCATCGCGGGGGACCATGGCGGTGGCGACAGGCCCTTCGACGCCGTGGTGGTCGTCAAGGCGtggctcaagtccaaggagctCGTCTCCTTCACGCCTTCCCCGAAGTAG
- the LOC117865324 gene encoding glycosyltransferase BC10, translating into MKNDTNTPIRASQDVGRKLLVVVPMLIFFSLGFVLGMTSNAKFPNFYLPFVPPLPTATVPSPPPLSPPPPPLQPPPSPPPPPAPSAPAQNRQMGFMGFLAPSDAIKSNMTDEELLWWASMAPKVRSTPFHRVPKVAFLFLVRGEMPLRPLWEKFFQGHEGLYSIYVHTDPSYTGSPPKDSVFYGRMIPSQKTSWGGVSLVSAERRLVANALLDVGNERFVLLSESCIPIYNLTTVHALLTGSNTSFVDSFVNRDSEVRYNPFFGSRGNITLAQWRKGAQWFEMDRALALELVADATYLPAFLEFCARRRVCFAEEHYLPTLLSMLGWERRNANRTLTYADWRRGGSHPRTHGARDVTEELIGEIRGRRGGRGAGEHCTGYRDGASGVCYLFARKFAPDTLEPLLRLAPKVMGFG; encoded by the exons ATGAAAAACGACACAAACACGCCCATCCGGGCGTCCCAGGATGTAGGCAGGAAACTGCTCGTCGTCGTACCCATGcttatcttcttctccttggGCTTCGTTCTGGGCATGACCTCCAACGCCAAGTTCCCAAACTTCTACCTCCCTTTCGTGCCACCATTGCCCACTGCCACTGTGCCATCGCCGCCTCCActgtcgcctccgccgccgcccctgcagcctccaccatcaccaccacctccgcctgcACCGTCGGCGCCAGCACAAAACCGGCAAATGGGTTTCATGGGCTTCCTTGCGCCGAGCGATGCCATCAAGAGCAACATGACCGACGAGGAGCTGCTCTGGTGGGCGTCCATGGCGCCGAAGGTGCGGAGCACGCCGTTCCACCGCGTGCCCAAGGTTGCCTTCTTGTTCCTGGTGAGGGGCGAGATGCCGCTGCGGCCTCTGTGGGAGAAGTTCTTCCAGGGGCACGAGGGCCTCTACTCCATCTACGTGCACACGGATCCCTCCTACACCGGCTCGCCGCCCAAGGACTCGGTGTTCTACGGTCGCATGATTCCCAGCCAG AAAACGTCCTGGGGAGGCGTGTCCCTGGTGTCGGCTGAGCGGCGGCTGGTGGCCAACGCGCTCCTGGACGTCGGCAACGAGCGCTTCGTGCTGCTCTCGGAGTCGTGCATCCCCATCTACAACCTCACCACCGTGCACGCCCTGCTCACCGGCTCCAACACCAGCTTCGTCGACAGCTTCGTCAACCGCGACAGCGAGGTCCGCTACAACCCCTTCTTCGGCAGCCGCGGCAACATCACGCTCGCGCAGTGGCGCAAGGGCGCGCAGTGGTTCGAGATGGACCGCGCCCTCGCGCTGGAgctcgtcgccgacgccacctACCTCCCGGCGTTCCTCGAGTTCTGCGCGCGCCGGAGGGTCTGCTTCGCGGAGGAGCACTACCTGCCGACGCTGCTGAGCATGCTGGGGTGGGAGCGGCGCAACGCTAACCGGACGCTCACGTACGCGGACTGGAGGCGCGGGGGATCCCACCCGCGCACCCATGGCGCGCGGGACGTGACGGAGGAGCTGATCGGGGAGATCaggggacgacgaggaggccgcggcgccggcgagcactGCACCGGCTACCGTGACGGGGCCAGCGGCGTCTGCTATCTGTTCGCGCGCAAGTTCGCGCCGGACACGCTCGAGCCGCTGCTACGCTTGGCTCCCAAGGTTATGGGGTTTGGGTGA